A single genomic interval of Bacteroidota bacterium harbors:
- a CDS encoding RNA polymerase sigma factor, producing the protein MTAMEFNHQLIGLEKNLKQYARSLTYNRDDADDLVQDTYLKALANRNKFADFTNLKAWTYTIMKNTFINNYRRSVRENTAFDNTNDLYYLNAGKEPQFYAPDTDYSAKEITREIEKLESDLKLPFTMYNNGYKYKEIARQLDLKIGTVKSRIFFSRKKLMKSLNEYQ; encoded by the coding sequence ATGACAGCGATGGAATTTAATCACCAATTGATAGGTCTGGAGAAGAATCTGAAACAATATGCCCGAAGCCTGACTTATAACCGCGATGATGCTGATGACCTGGTACAGGATACCTACCTGAAAGCTTTGGCGAATCGTAATAAATTTGCCGATTTCACCAACCTTAAGGCATGGACTTATACCATCATGAAGAATACCTTTATTAATAATTATCGCCGTTCGGTGCGCGAAAACACTGCTTTTGATAATACCAATGATTTGTATTACCTGAATGCAGGTAAAGAACCTCAATTCTACGCTCCGGATACGGATTATTCGGCAAAGGAAATAACCAGAGAGATTGAAAAACTGGAAAGCGACCTGAAACTGCCCTTTACTATGTACAACAATGGCTATAAGTATAAAGAGATTGCCCGCCAGCTCGATTTAAAAATCGGCACGGTAAAAAGCAGGATTTTTTTCTCAAGGAAAAAACTGATGAAGTCGCTTAACGAATATCAATGA